A part of Aminivibrio pyruvatiphilus genomic DNA contains:
- a CDS encoding ABC transporter permease has product MNNGNGTLFAPSSVQTKEREKRRSPWWEVWRRLRRNKAAVVGMSVVILLVVVAVLAPVLAPYDPNQTNIKMRLQGPSSEHPLGTDNFGRDMLSRIIYGSRISLYVGFVAVGIGAVFGGILGAIGGYYGGRLDNFIMRCMDVLLAIPQIILAIAIVGALGTSLLNLMIAVGISQLPRYARVVRASALTVRGQEYVEAARAVGASDARIILENILPNCMAPIIVQSTLGVAQAILSAAALSFLGLGIQPPTAEWGSMLSSGRQFLRNAPYLTFFPGLAISVVVLALNIFGDGLRDSLDPKLRQ; this is encoded by the coding sequence ATGAATAACGGAAACGGTACCCTGTTTGCTCCCTCTTCCGTCCAGACGAAGGAAAGGGAGAAGCGCCGGAGCCCCTGGTGGGAAGTCTGGCGGCGCCTGCGGCGCAACAAGGCCGCCGTCGTGGGAATGTCGGTGGTCATCCTGCTGGTGGTGGTGGCGGTCCTCGCCCCCGTCCTGGCCCCCTACGACCCGAACCAGACGAACATCAAAATGCGCCTCCAGGGACCGTCGTCGGAACACCCCCTGGGGACGGATAACTTCGGCCGGGACATGCTGAGCCGGATCATCTACGGCAGCAGGATCTCCCTCTATGTCGGCTTCGTCGCCGTGGGAATCGGCGCCGTGTTCGGCGGCATCCTCGGGGCCATAGGCGGCTACTACGGCGGACGGCTCGACAATTTCATCATGCGGTGCATGGACGTGCTCCTGGCCATACCCCAGATCATCCTGGCCATTGCCATCGTGGGCGCCCTGGGAACGAGTCTGCTGAACCTCATGATCGCCGTGGGGATCAGCCAGCTTCCCCGGTACGCCAGGGTGGTCCGGGCATCGGCCCTCACCGTCCGGGGGCAGGAGTACGTGGAGGCGGCCAGGGCGGTGGGAGCGAGCGACGCCAGGATCATCCTGGAGAACATCCTCCCCAACTGCATGGCACCCATCATCGTGCAGAGCACTCTGGGAGTGGCCCAGGCCATCCTTTCGGCGGCGGCCCTCTCCTTCCTCGGCCTCGGCATCCAGCCCCCCACGGCGGAGTGGGGCTCCATGCTGAGCTCGGGACGGCAGTTCCTCCGGAACGCTCCCTATCTCACCTTTTTTCCGGGGCTGGCCATCTCCGTGGTGGTGCTCGCCCTGAACATTTTCGGCGACGGGCTTCGGGATTCGCTGGATCCCAAGCTCCGCCAGTAG
- the nikB gene encoding nickel ABC transporter permease, with protein sequence MLRYFLKRLMFLIPVLLGVSVVIFSIVHLAPGDPAEVMLGPSATQEEISNLREQLGLTKPLYVQYGIFLTNALKGDLGRSIKSNAPVVDEIMERFPATLTLAVLGMIFAIVIGLPLGILAALKQNTWVDALCSFFALVGFSIPNFWVGLMLMLLLSIYIPVLPSSGFDSWKNLIMPTIVLGIQTMAVIARMTRSSMLEVIRQDYVRTARAKGISDRLVLTRHILGNVLIPVVTIAGIYFGHQLGGVVITETIFSIPGLGRLIVDAIRAQDYPVVQGGVLFFALCVGIVNLLVDLLYAVLDPRIKAQYRAAK encoded by the coding sequence ATGCTTCGTTATTTTCTCAAGAGGCTCATGTTCCTTATCCCGGTGCTGCTGGGCGTTTCGGTGGTGATCTTCTCCATTGTCCACCTGGCGCCGGGAGACCCTGCCGAGGTCATGCTCGGCCCGAGCGCCACCCAGGAAGAAATTTCCAACCTGAGGGAACAGCTCGGACTCACCAAGCCTTTATACGTGCAGTACGGCATTTTTCTCACCAACGCCCTCAAGGGCGATCTCGGGCGGTCCATAAAGAGCAACGCCCCGGTGGTGGACGAGATAATGGAACGGTTTCCCGCCACCCTCACTCTCGCGGTGCTGGGCATGATCTTTGCCATCGTCATTGGCCTGCCGCTGGGAATCCTGGCGGCATTGAAACAAAACACCTGGGTGGACGCCTTATGCAGTTTCTTCGCCCTGGTGGGCTTTTCCATACCGAATTTCTGGGTCGGCCTGATGCTCATGCTGCTGCTCTCCATCTACATTCCCGTCCTTCCTTCGTCGGGCTTCGATTCATGGAAGAACCTCATCATGCCTACCATCGTCCTCGGAATCCAGACCATGGCGGTCATCGCCAGGATGACCCGGTCCAGTATGCTCGAGGTTATCCGCCAGGACTACGTCCGCACCGCCCGGGCAAAGGGCATTTCCGACCGGCTGGTGCTCACCAGGCATATTCTCGGCAACGTGCTGATTCCCGTGGTGACCATAGCGGGGATATATTTCGGCCACCAGCTCGGCGGCGTGGTCATCACCGAGACCATCTTCTCCATTCCGGGCCTCGGGAGGCTTATCGTGGACGCCATCCGCGCCCAGGACTACCCTGTGGTGCAGGGGGGCGTGCTGTTCTTCGCCCTCTGCGTGGGGATCGTGAACCTTCTGGTTGACCTGCTCTACGCAGTGCTGGACCCGCGGATCAAGGCCCAGTACCGGGCGGCGAAATGA
- a CDS encoding glutathione ABC transporter substrate-binding protein, with protein sequence MNKFRTAALALVLALAFCLPAMAAELRLAQVADVSSLDPHKVSDIYSANVIRQIYSNLVQVNENMEIVPDLAEKWENPDDLTWIFHLRKGVKFHNGEPFTAADVKYTVERIRDPKTASPGATHLKEVASVEAVDDYTVKIVTKRPFAPMLMSLTRYETSILCEKAVAAAGADYGSKAAVGTGPFKFESWSRGDKVVLVKNPDYFRGAAAIDTVIYRGIPEDATRLVELESGGIDVIPGNFPYQEFENIEKNDKYLTYKVPAMSTLYMGLNTEVKPLGDKLVRQAMNYAVDKQGIVDAVYFGYAAPSRGPLSPVIWGFDPERKEAYAYNPEKARELLKKAGYADGFDMTIYSDNRTERRSAAELIQAYLAEVGIRAQIELMEWSALLSTSAKGIGGGFMLGWTGTGDADGGLTPVYHSANIGSSNRFRYKNEALDALLEKGTATLDQEARKKVYAEAQELIVEECPLVFMISQELLGASTSKVKGFKLYPNMISPLYSVTLAE encoded by the coding sequence ATGAACAAGTTCAGAACAGCAGCACTCGCCCTCGTTCTTGCCCTGGCGTTCTGCCTGCCCGCCATGGCGGCGGAACTGCGGCTCGCCCAGGTGGCCGACGTGTCGAGCCTCGACCCCCACAAAGTGAGCGACATTTACTCGGCGAACGTCATCCGCCAGATCTACAGCAACCTGGTGCAGGTGAACGAGAACATGGAGATCGTTCCCGACCTTGCAGAAAAGTGGGAAAACCCCGATGACCTCACGTGGATCTTCCACCTCCGCAAGGGTGTGAAGTTCCACAACGGCGAGCCTTTCACCGCCGCCGACGTGAAGTACACCGTCGAGAGGATCCGGGACCCGAAGACGGCCTCTCCCGGAGCCACTCACCTGAAGGAAGTGGCCTCCGTGGAAGCAGTGGACGATTATACTGTGAAGATCGTCACGAAGCGCCCCTTCGCCCCCATGCTCATGAGCCTGACCCGCTACGAGACCTCCATTCTCTGCGAGAAGGCCGTGGCGGCCGCGGGCGCGGACTACGGCAGCAAGGCCGCCGTCGGCACGGGGCCCTTCAAGTTTGAGAGCTGGTCCCGGGGCGACAAGGTGGTCCTGGTGAAGAACCCCGACTACTTCCGGGGGGCTGCCGCCATTGACACGGTGATCTACCGGGGCATCCCCGAGGACGCCACCCGTCTCGTGGAGCTCGAATCCGGCGGCATCGACGTCATCCCCGGAAACTTCCCCTACCAGGAGTTCGAGAACATCGAAAAAAACGACAAGTACCTCACTTACAAGGTTCCCGCCATGTCCACCCTGTACATGGGCCTGAACACGGAAGTGAAGCCCCTGGGCGACAAGCTCGTTCGCCAGGCCATGAACTATGCCGTGGACAAGCAGGGCATAGTGGACGCCGTGTACTTCGGCTACGCGGCTCCCTCCAGAGGTCCCCTCTCCCCGGTGATCTGGGGATTCGACCCCGAGAGGAAGGAGGCCTACGCCTACAACCCCGAGAAGGCCCGGGAGCTTCTGAAGAAGGCCGGCTACGCCGACGGCTTTGACATGACCATCTACTCCGACAACCGGACCGAGCGGCGCAGCGCCGCCGAGCTCATCCAGGCCTACCTCGCCGAAGTGGGCATCCGCGCCCAGATAGAGCTCATGGAGTGGAGCGCCCTGCTCTCCACCTCCGCCAAGGGCATCGGCGGCGGCTTCATGCTCGGCTGGACCGGCACGGGCGACGCCGACGGCGGACTGACCCCTGTCTACCACTCGGCCAACATCGGCTCCTCCAACCGGTTCCGCTACAAGAACGAAGCCCTCGACGCCCTTCTCGAGAAAGGCACCGCCACTCTCGACCAGGAAGCCAGGAAGAAAGTATATGCCGAGGCCCAGGAACTCATCGTCGAGGAATGCCCCCTGGTCTTCATGATCAGCCAGGAGCTGCTGGGAGCGTCCACGAGCAAGGTCAAGGGGTTCAAGCTCTACCCCAACATGATCAGCCCCCTGTATTCCGTCACCCTCGCCGAGTAA